A stretch of Cicer arietinum cultivar CDC Frontier isolate Library 1 chromosome 5, Cicar.CDCFrontier_v2.0, whole genome shotgun sequence DNA encodes these proteins:
- the LOC101513939 gene encoding transcription termination factor MTERF8, chloroplastic: MALALTLFSIRPSSSSSSSNPSHFLQPSLRSPSTLSPFLHSQPSFSPLIISQPQINDSSLFRFQPSIHTFFHCCCTTYTANTDVQFGTLVSLFEEIGISFEETKLLLLNAPELTSIPVDSLRARVHSLHSLGLDRVSIYYLVIKRFTVLTDNEIEHLLSFLRNELQGQLEQAKLKRLLSDNEPKFLAGFPQKVQLLVERGIPVDKIVRVLNKVNLSKALCHRSMDEIDRIIGFLEPFGGIALIVKYPPILNYDLDYQLIPRIRVLTELSGGDECGTGKVLNRFPIILNYSVEHIEEHIQFLRSFADFDDQQIFRIVSVFPAIFTSSRERKLRPRIHFLKECGLDSGDIFKFLIKAPVFLSISFDKNLAYKLVFLLKIGYKYRTKELTVAIASSTRISCENMQKVMNLFLNYGFSSEDIFAMSKKHPQILQYNHASLEKKMKYLIEDMNRDIQELLDFPAFLGYKFDDRIKHRYEIKKGLRGGQMSLNKLLTVSSEVFTGKPKKASSVKSELK, from the exons ATGGCGCTAGCACTTactcttttctctattcgtccttcttcttcttcttcttcttcaaaccCTTCTCACTTCCTTCAACCCTCACTCCGTTCACCCTCAACCTTATCTCCTTTTCTTCATTCTCAACCCTCCTTCTCCCCCCTTATCATATCACAACCACAAATCAATGACTCTTCCCTTTTCCGATTTCAACCCTCCATCCACACTTTCTTCCACTGCTGCTGCACTACCTACACCGCCAATACCGACGTCCAATTCG gAACACTCGTCTCTTTGTTTGAAGAAATCGGTATTAGCTTTGAAGAAACCAAATTGCTCTTGCTCAATGCACCGGAACTCACATCAATACCAGTGGATTCATTGCGTGCTCGCGTTCATTCTTTGCATTCTCTCGGGTTAGATCGTGTTTCAATTTATTACTTAGTTATTAAACGCTTCACTGTTTTAACGGATAATGAAATTGAACACTTGTTAAGCTTTTTGAGAAATGAATTACAAGGACAACTTGAACAAGCTAAGCTTAAGCGTCTTTTATCGGATAATGAACCTAAATTCTTGGCTGGTTTTCCTCAAAAGGTTCAATTGCTTGTTGAACGTGGGATTCCTGTTGATAAAATTGTGCGTGTGCTTAACAAAGTGAATTTGTCAAAGGCACTTTGTCATAGGTCAATGGATGAAATTGATAGAATTATAGGTTTTTTAGAACCCTTTGGTGGTATTGCTTTGATTGTGAAATACCCTCCAATTCTCAATTATGATTTGGATTATCAGTTAATTCCGAGAATTAGAGTCCTTACTGAGCTTAGTGGAGGAGATGAGTGTGGTACTGGGAAAGTGCTGAATAGGTTTCCCATTATTTTGAATTATAGTGTGGAACACATCGAGGAACATATACAGTTCTTGAGGTCTTTTGCAGACTTTGATGATCAACAAATATTTAGGATAGTATCGGTGTTTCCAGCAATTTTTACTAGTAGCAGAGAGAGGAAACTGCGCCCTAGGATACACTTTCTCAAGGAATGCGGGTTAGACTCGGGTGATATCTTCAAGTTCTTGATCAAAGCACCCGTGTTTTTGAGCATTTCGTTCGACAAGAACCTTGCGTATAAGCTTGTCTTTTTGCTCAAGATTGGGTATAAATATAGGACGAAAGAGTTGACAGTGGCAATCGCGTCTTCTACTAGAATAAGTTGTGAGAATATGCAGAAGGTGATGAATCTTTTCTTGAATTATGGGTTTTCATCTGAAGACATTTTTGCTATGAGCAAGAAGCATCCACAGATACTGCAGTATAATCATGCCTCTCtagagaagaagatgaagtaCTTGATAGAGGATATGAATCGTGACATTCAGGAGTTGCTGGATTTTCCTGCATTTCTTGGATACAAGTTTGATGACAGAATTAAGCATAGGTATGAAATAAAGAAGGGTTTAAGGGGTGGACAAATGTCTCTCAATAAGCTTTTAACTGTTTCTAGTGAGGTGTTTACTGGCAAACCAAAGAAAGCTTCTTCTGTAAAATCTGAATTGAAATAA
- the LOC101514278 gene encoding ribosome-binding factor PSRP1, chloroplastic, which produces MAIATNFNFHTTLPPSSPYPTRCLPHLSKTNIPSTTFFGGGTLKFKYAAAFATTPTKRGGGSLNVRMSWDGPLSSVKLIIQGKNMELSDAVKQHVEEKVGRAIEKHSYLVREVDVRLSTRGGGEFGRGPRTRRCEVTLFTKRHGVVRAEEHAETTYGSIDLVSSIIQRKLRKIKEKETDHGRHMKGSNRLKFREAVLPLPTEEEDEIEMSPQKKEEEQEFIEEVVRTKYFDMPPLTVSEAIDQLENVHHDFYAFRNEETGEINIVYKRKEGGYGLIIPKGDGEADPLEPIVVEPAKEPTLKE; this is translated from the exons atggCAATAGCCACTAACTTCAACTTCCACACAACCCTTCCCCCCTCTTCTCCATATCCCACGCGCTGTCTTCCTCACTTGTCAAAGACCAATATACCCTCCACAACTTTCTTTGGAGGAGGTACCCTCAAATTCAAATATGCCGCCGCATTCGCAACCACACCAACCAAACGCGGCGGTGGTTCACTCAACGTTCGGATGTCGTGGGATGGCCCACTCTCTTCCGTAAAATTAATCATCCAGGGTAAAAATATGGAG CTGAGTGATGCGGTGAAGCAGCACGTGGAGGAGAAAGTAGGGAGGGCAATTGAGAAGCATAGCTACCTAGTGAGAGAGGTTGATGTCAGGCTATCCACTCGTGGGGGAGGAGAATTTGGACGTGGACCTAGAACACGTAGATGCGAG GTGACTTTGTTTACAAAGAGACATGGGGTGGTGCGCGCTGAGGAACATGCAGAAACTACTTATGGAAGTATAGATTTAGTGTCCTCAATCATTCAGAGAAAGTTGAGAAAGATCAAGGAAAAAGAGACAGATCATGGTCGCCACATGAAGGGATCCAATAGATTGAAGTTTAGGGAGGCCGTATTGCCACTACCCACAGAGGAGGAGGATGAAATTGAAATGTCGCCACAGAAAAAGGAGGAGGAACAAGAATTTATTGAAGAG GTCGTTCGGACCAAATACTTTGACATGCCTCCTTTAACCGTGTCCGAAGCAATTGACCAGCTGGAAAATGTTCATCATGACTTCTATGCTTTTCGAAATGAAGAAACTG GGGAGATTAATATTGTATACAAAAGAAAAGAAGGAGGTTATGGACTCATTATACCCAAAGGAGACGGTGAAGCCGATCCATTGGAGCCTATAGTGGTTGAACCAGCAAAAGAACCCACTCTCAAAGAATGA
- the LOC101513070 gene encoding uncharacterized protein has protein sequence MICSTKSGSNWLDRLRFNKGIPTDDDLDLDSFLLRIAAHSHSPHTRPIHPTNNPVRKCPTVTHDPPLSALLAELFNPGTNLTLISKKCPRKQTNPKIFLASSATTSSHAPAGGDADAAVVVEDRGEEGDEGDEDLKGFTRSEVTVIDTSCPAWKVDKFLFRKNSVWKIRERKPKNKFFAKKKSKTSHEIDIHGIGTTKDNVVNIGGEKPVKKLKVI, from the exons ATGATCTGCTCCACTAAATCCGGTTCGAACTGGCTCGACCGTCTCCGGTTCAATAAAGGCATCCCAACCGACGATGACCTTGACCTCGATTCCTTTCTCCTCAGAATCGCCGCCCATTCTCATTCTCCACACACCCGCCCCATCCACCCAACAAATAACCCGGTCCGAAAATGTCCAACCGTAACCCATGACCCACCATTAAGCGCTCTCCTCGCCGAACTCTTCAATCCTGGCACCAACCTCACCCTAATTTCCAAGAAATGTCCCCGGAAGCAAACAAACCCTAAAATCTTTCTCGCATCTTCGGCAACCACTAGTAGTCATGCTCCCGCCGGCGGAGACGCCGATGCGGCGGTGGTGGTTGAAGATCGGGGCGAGGAAGGGGACGAAGGTGATGAAGATTTGAAGGGTTTCACTAGAAGTGAGGTTACAGTGATTGATACGAGTTGTCCAGCGTGGAAGGTTGATAAATTCCTGTTCAGAAAAAACAGCGTTTGGAAAATTAGAGAGAGAAAACCGAAGAACAAGTTTTTCGCGAAGAAGAAGAGCAAAACGAGTCATGAAATCGACATCCATGGAATTGGAACCACAAA GGATAATGTAGTCAATATAGGAGGAGAGAAGCCTGTAAAGAAACTGAAGGTTATCTAA
- the LOC105852218 gene encoding uncharacterized protein LOC105852218 yields the protein MFMSIFSHFEISQAQKWCFSFGMGPANNVNLKPNTEATSSSVATTAKDPKTIIPAGDKLNPTRLRPRFAPELDGLHCFECIIPY from the coding sequence ATGTTTATGTCTATCTTCAGCCACTTTGAGATCTCGCAGGCCCAGAAATGGTGCTTTTCCTTCGGTATGGGCCCAGCAAATAATGTCAATCTAAAGCCCAATACGGAAGCCACTTCCTCATCCGTCGCCACCACCGCCAAAGATCCGAAAACAATAATACCCGCTGGAGACAAGCTAAACCCGACCCGTTTGCGACCAAGGTTTGCTCCAGAGTTGGATGGCCTACACTGCTTTGAATGCATCATACCGTACTGA
- the LOC101512091 gene encoding bifunctional aspartokinase/homoserine dehydrogenase 1, chloroplastic-like: MHNKVAVILNCSILDAVGQKMASTPGVSATLFNALAKAVHSRFYLSRTTIEMGIIGPGLIGSTLLDQLRDQVYEECMIIKMGAH, from the exons ATGCATAATAAG GTTGCGGTTATCCTAAATTGTAGCATTTTGGATGCAGTTGGCCAGAAAATGGCCAGCACTCCTGGAGTTAGTGCCACCCTTTTCAATGCATTGGCTAAG GCTGTCCATTCCAGATTTTATCTTTCAAGAACCACCATAGAAATGGGCATTATTGGACCAGGATTAATTGGGAGCACACTACTTGATCAGCTAAGGGATCAG GTATATGAGGAATGCATGATTATTAAGATGGGAGCTCATTAG
- the LOC101512743 gene encoding uncharacterized protein, producing MVENPEIWGLCSTMSLLLSPMWVVFFLGVVVGWCWKPKWASLGTEKLTTSLAKSFDFASPSSGSPGFSSSPFVNSSITMQTPNPESLVISNKDTNKKASSSSSSPTKFVSSTSSPKSSEDNSNYVTVDDFHHLYKLVEEKDGGLPWIQVMDRSTPTMSYQAWRREPKDGPPQYRSSTIFEDATPETVRDLFWDDQFRPNWDDMLIKSTTLEECPTTGTMKMLWIRKFPFFCKDREYIIGRRIWECGRSYYCITKGLDCPEIPRKEKPRRVDVYYSSWCIRAVESKRNNGQLTACEILLFHHEEMGIPWEIAKLGVRKGMWGTVQKIEPGLRAYQEARASGAPLSRSAFMAGINTKVSPEYLQSIGSSNDLSQTESAITSDKPQGVNVPKMLVIGGAIALACSLDRGLVTKYVLFGVARRFANMGK from the exons ATGGTTGAAAACCCTGAAATTTGGGGTTTGTGTTCAACGATGAGTTTGTTATTGAGTCCTATGTGGGTAGTGTTTTTCTTGGGGGTTGTTGTTGGATGGTGTTGGAAACCCAAATGGGCTAGCTTGGGGACAGAGAAATTGACTACTTCTTTGGCTAAGTCTTTTGATTTTGCCTCACCATCTTCAGGTTCTCCTGGATTTTCGTCTTCTCCTTTCGTTAATTCTTCTATTACAATGCAAACTCCAAACCCTGAATCTTTGGTTATTAGTAATAAAGACACGAATAAAAaagcttcatcttcttcttcatctcccACCAAATTTGTTAGTTCCACAAG TTCACCGAAATCCAGTGAAGATAATTCTAATTATGTTACAGTGGATGATTTCCATCATTTATACAAGCTTGTGGAGGAGAAAGATGGAGGTCTCCCTTGGATACAGGTGATGGATCGTTCTACTCCAACTATGAGTTACCAGGCATGGCGTAGAGAACCAAAG GATGGCCCTCCTCAATATCGAAGCAGTACTATTTTTGAGGATGCAACCCCTGAGACAGTGAGGGATTTATTCTGGGATGATCAATTCCGACCTAATTGGGATGATATGCTTATAAAGTCGACGACCTTAGAAGAGTGTCCTACTACCGGAACCATGAAAATGCTATGGATTCGAAAg TTCCCCTTCTTCTGCAAAGACAGAGAATATATTATTGGTCGAAGAATATGGGAATGTGGGAGGTCCTACTATTGTATCACAAAG GGGTTAGATTGTCCTGAGATcccaagaaaagaaaaacctaGACGTGTTGATGTGTACTACTCTAGCTGGTGCATTCGAGCAG TTGAATCAAAGAGAAATAATGGTCAACTAACTGCATGTGAAATTCTACTCTTCCATCATGAAGAAATGGGAATTCCATGGGAAATTGCAAAGCTCGGAGTACGAAAAGGCATGTGGGGAACAGTACAAAAGATTGAGCCTGGTCTGCGTGCTTATCAAGAAGCAAGGGCTTCTGGAGCTCCACTCTCCCGTTCAGCTTTCATGGCCGGTATCAACACAAAAGTAAGTCCTGAGTACTTACAATCCATCGGATCCTCCAATGACTTGTCGCAAACCGAAAGTGCAATCACTTCTGATAAACCACAGGGCGTTAACGTACCAAAGATGCTAGTCATTGGCGGTGCTATCGCTCTTGCTTGTAGTCTTGATAGAGGATTGGTGACCAAGTATGTTCTATTTGGTGTTGCTAGAAGATTTGCTAATATGGGTAAATGA